AGCTTAGCTACTCTTGGGTACAAGTATCGGGTCCAGTGGTGACATTTGCTGATGATACTGCGCAAACCACAGAGCTGACTTTACCAGCTGTAGATGCCGATGGTTCAGCTGTGATTGAGCTGACTGTTAGTAATGGAACTAAAACGGCAGTGGCAGCAACAGCATCAATCGCAGTTGTCGCTGAATATATTGCACCAGCGCCTGAGCCAAAGTCTGATTCGAGTGGTGGAGCTATGGGCGTATTAGTCTTATTGGCTGGCTTACTTGGCTTTAGACGTCGTAAATAACATTTATTTATAGTGTGTTCCCAATTGCCGCATTAATTCTTTGATGCGGCTTTTTTATGGAATATTTAAATATATTACTAAGGAGAACGAATACAATTTGTAAGATTAGCTCGTAACTTTTGTGAGGTTGGTCATTATTTACTTCATTTGAATACATTATTATTGATTGAATTCGTAATAACTATAATGCACTCAATAATAAGAATATGTTTCTATGAAATTACGTAATAAATTTAATTTACTGCTTGTTCCTACAGTTGTTTTTGGCTTTTTTGTGCTGGCGTCTTTTACCATTTTTTTAAGCCTAGGGACGATGAAGTCAACTTCAGAAAATACCGTCAGTGGTAACAGTGCATTGCTTGAAAAAAACATTATAAGCTGGATAAGTTATAACCAAAAAATTATTGAATCACTGGCAAAAAGTCCTTTTGTGTTACATGAGCTAACGGGTCAACAAGAGGGTAATAATCAGCTTTCAGCACACTTTTTAGCGTTAGCACAGCAATTTGAATTTCGTAATTTAGCTTTGTTAGATCAACAAGGCATAGCCATCGCAGCAAGCAACCAACAAAGAATAGGGAAAAATTATCAGCAACTGGATTATGTAAAACAGGCAATGGGCAGTCGCGATATTGTGGTATCTGACCCTAGAGTGAGTCGAGTCGATGGCAAACTATTGGTGACCATTGCGCAGCAAGTAAATGGTTTAGGGGTGATATTTGCCAGTGTGCCATTAGACGGTTTTTATCAAAAACATGTCGATGTCAGCCAATTTGATGAGCATAGCTATGCATTTATTTTATCAGCATAATGTGAACTGATTGCACATTCATCAATTGGATTGGGTATAGATCATAGTAAAGTTGATCGTGCATCCCATGCGCCTATTTGTATGCAAAAAAATGGATTGATTGAATTTAGTGAGAACGGTAATGAGTACTTAGGATTTATCAGGCAGCAAGCAGATACCGGCTGGATTGTTGTCAGTGCGACTAACAAAAAAGTGATGCAAACGAGCCAGTCCCAGTTAATCACAATTAGTAGCGTGGTCGCGCTACTGTCACTTTCGGTTGTGGTATTAATCATTGTGCTGTTAGTTAACGCAATAACCAAGGGGTTAAGTACTATAGTGACGGCGGTGGATGACCTTTCTGTTGGCGATATACAACTTACCCATTTAAACCAAGATAAATGGCAGTCAATATTAAAACGGCAGGATGAATTGGGGCAGATGAGTCAGTCAATGCTATCCCTCATTACCATGCAGCAAAAACAAGTCATTGCGGCTGAAACCATTGCAGCAGGTGACCTTACCTGTATCCCTTATGTGGCAAGCGAGCGAGATTTACTTGGTCATGCTCTAGTGGAGATGGTTAATAATCTCACCGTTTTAGCTACGTCAGTTCAGAGT
This window of the Shewanella goraebulensis genome carries:
- a CDS encoding PDC sensor domain-containing protein; the protein is MKLRNKFNLLLVPTVVFGFFVLASFTIFLSLGTMKSTSENTVSGNSALLEKNIISWISYNQKIIESLAKSPFVLHELTGQQEGNNQLSAHFLALAQQFEFRNLALLDQQGIAIAASNQQRIGKNYQQLDYVKQAMGSRDIVVSDPRVSRVDGKLLVTIAQQVNGLGVIFASVPLDGFYQKHVDVSQFDEHSYAFILSA